Proteins encoded together in one Terriglobales bacterium window:
- a CDS encoding glycoside hydrolase family 2 TIM barrel-domain containing protein: MNRRDFVKTGSATLATLAFQSDALTLPTPNSSPSGRLVFPLNRNWRFSAQRAQNDTATDFDDSKFDQVTIPHTNKMLPWHSFDEKSYQFVSIYRRKFRLPPEARGRHIFADFEGAMTASTVWINGQRLGEYKGGYTPFSFDLTPHINWNADNLLAVELDSTERPDVPPFGGEIDYLTFGGIYRDVRLRLVQSTYIENIFVRPGNVLSDRPTVAASCFIGRLDAQPSPLTLEVELRDKDRVVATAHQTVPAAAAVDPVAYDVTLSGFGSVRKWDLENPNLYTMVVRLKQNETTIDEDRRRFGFRNARFTDHGFEVNGQEVKLRGLDRHQTFPFVGQAMAARGQRRDAYILKRELKCNIVRTSHYPQSPDFLDACDELGLLVFEEIPGWQHVGDEKWQEISIDNVRRMVRRDWNHPSIILWGVRINESRDHHDFYVKTNAVAHELDSTRQTGGVRYFQESEFLENVFTMNDFGFPLKPPNHPAYLNTEFCGHTYPTKMNDSGERLAEHIRRHARVHNTIASSPQYAGGLGWCAFDYDTHEEFGSGDRICYHGVSDIFRLPKPAAFFYQSQCDPSEEIVLEPAFQWSAADDWSQVMETAVVCSNCDHLKFYVGDRLAAEADPDRAAFGNLPHPPYTVNLHKGPRNAPLRIEGYVAGKKVVEKHYAHAGIDRQFLLSADDAKLVADGADSTRVVMRVTDEHGNLRRYSTGAIALSLEGPAELIGENPFSLFGGCGAVWVRAKHEPGNVVLKARHTVLGTKEVRIALEAAEPERV, translated from the coding sequence ATGAATCGAAGAGACTTTGTGAAGACTGGGTCGGCAACGCTTGCCACTCTGGCGTTTCAATCAGACGCGCTCACGCTTCCAACACCGAACAGCTCGCCTTCTGGGCGACTCGTTTTTCCTCTCAACCGGAATTGGCGATTCAGCGCGCAGCGGGCTCAGAACGATACTGCTACCGATTTCGACGATTCCAAATTCGACCAGGTGACAATTCCGCACACCAACAAGATGCTTCCGTGGCATAGCTTCGACGAAAAGTCTTATCAGTTCGTCTCCATCTATCGCCGCAAATTCCGGCTCCCGCCCGAAGCCCGCGGTCGGCATATCTTCGCGGACTTCGAGGGAGCCATGACTGCCTCGACTGTGTGGATTAACGGTCAGCGTCTCGGCGAATACAAGGGTGGATACACGCCTTTCTCCTTTGACCTGACGCCACACATCAATTGGAACGCCGACAACCTTCTTGCCGTGGAGCTCGATTCCACGGAACGCCCCGATGTTCCTCCGTTTGGCGGCGAGATCGATTACCTGACGTTCGGTGGAATCTATCGCGACGTGCGTCTACGTCTTGTGCAGTCCACGTACATCGAAAACATCTTTGTTAGGCCCGGCAATGTTCTCTCGGACCGGCCGACCGTGGCTGCTTCCTGTTTCATCGGGCGGCTCGACGCCCAACCAAGCCCGCTCACTTTGGAAGTGGAACTTCGTGATAAGGATCGCGTCGTGGCTACAGCTCACCAAACGGTTCCAGCGGCGGCGGCAGTCGATCCGGTGGCCTATGACGTCACGCTCAGCGGGTTTGGCTCGGTTCGCAAGTGGGACCTGGAGAATCCCAACTTGTACACCATGGTGGTTCGACTCAAGCAAAACGAGACCACGATCGACGAAGACCGCCGTCGCTTCGGCTTTCGCAACGCCCGCTTCACCGATCATGGTTTCGAAGTCAACGGGCAGGAGGTTAAGCTGCGCGGACTCGACCGCCATCAAACATTTCCGTTCGTTGGTCAGGCGATGGCCGCGCGTGGTCAGCGACGCGACGCTTACATCCTGAAAAGGGAACTCAAGTGCAATATCGTGAGGACATCGCACTACCCGCAATCCCCGGATTTTCTCGATGCCTGTGACGAACTCGGCCTCCTGGTTTTCGAGGAGATCCCCGGCTGGCAGCACGTTGGCGATGAGAAGTGGCAGGAGATCTCGATCGATAACGTTCGCCGCATGGTGCGTCGCGACTGGAATCATCCGTCGATCATTCTCTGGGGTGTGCGCATCAACGAGTCACGCGACCACCATGACTTCTACGTCAAAACCAACGCCGTGGCGCACGAGCTCGACTCCACACGACAAACTGGCGGCGTTCGCTATTTCCAGGAATCGGAGTTCCTGGAAAATGTTTTCACCATGAACGACTTCGGCTTCCCGCTGAAGCCGCCCAACCATCCGGCCTATCTGAACACTGAATTCTGTGGTCACACTTATCCGACGAAAATGAACGACAGCGGCGAACGGCTCGCCGAGCATATCCGGCGGCACGCGCGAGTGCACAACACAATCGCAAGCAGCCCGCAATACGCTGGAGGCTTAGGTTGGTGCGCCTTCGACTACGACACGCACGAGGAATTCGGATCCGGTGATCGCATCTGTTACCACGGGGTGAGCGACATATTTCGGTTGCCCAAGCCCGCGGCATTTTTCTACCAGTCACAATGCGATCCCTCCGAAGAGATTGTGTTGGAACCAGCTTTTCAGTGGTCCGCGGCGGACGATTGGAGCCAGGTGATGGAGACTGCAGTGGTCTGCTCCAATTGCGACCATCTGAAGTTCTACGTCGGTGACCGGCTGGCGGCAGAGGCCGATCCCGATCGCGCGGCCTTCGGCAACCTGCCCCATCCACCTTATACGGTGAACCTACATAAGGGACCGAGGAACGCGCCTCTCAGGATCGAAGGATACGTGGCTGGGAAGAAGGTCGTAGAAAAACATTACGCACACGCCGGAATCGACCGGCAATTCTTGCTGTCAGCTGATGATGCAAAACTGGTCGCTGATGGCGCCGACAGTACGCGCGTCGTCATGCGCGTTACCGACGAACACGGTAATCTGCGGCGCTACTCCACAGGAGCAATTGCACTGAGCCTGGAGGGCCCAGCGGAGCTTATCGGTGAGAACCCGTTCAGCCTCTTCGGTGGCTGTGGCGCTGTGTGGGTTCGTGCTAAGCACGAACCCGGCAACGTTGTATTGAAGGCAAGGCATACCGTTCTGGGAACCAAGGAAGTTCGCATCGCTCTCGAAGCGGCGGAGCCGGAGCGGGTCTGA
- a CDS encoding glucan 1,4-alpha-glucosidase, with the protein MARSLPTASAVHSYKIGSMRRFNVLSFLFLVLSIVSVHAQLAPGAPGQMAHWTSGNKQGVGTSNSLGSHVWFTLGPDGVLNEVYYPTVDKANTRTLEFVVTDGKSWVERESEDTTHQIEVPDTEVLSFREVNTSKAGRYRITKTYITDPERDTLLIQIRFQRLKSGQVQLYVLYDPSINNSGMHDTGYSVDETLVASDNGVASALASSLPFTKTTSGYLGTSDGLVELRKSFALKNTYARAQDGNVVQTAELPSAATRDVNFTIALAFGPEGEVAIETARKSLQKGYEHAYTEYAKGWRDWIATLKQVDPKYRDQYQIAAMVMKAHEDKTYRGAGAASLTIPWGEETDADQPSVGGYHLVWSRDLYEVATAFYAMGDKEAADRALNYLFSVQQKPDGSFPQNSWLDGRPFWGSLQMDEVSYPLILAWQFGRTDSQTYEKHVKPAANFIVKNGPASPQERWEEQSGYSPSTIAAEIAGLVCAARIAQMNHDDDAGVQWLNTANDWANKLETWTVTQNGKYADHYFLRLSQHGQPNSGEIINIANKGGTWDEREIVDAGFLELVRLGIRPAGDPLIEKSLGVIDSVIKVDSPNGPVWYRYNHDGYGEQADGHGYNEVGIGRLWVLLAGERGEYAVASGKDPAPYLDAMQKMANAGHMLGEQVWDRKESPDPNRFQFGEATGSATPLNWTCAQFVRLAVAAEDKKLPETPAIVTEHFAQRKPQTGSLR; encoded by the coding sequence ATGGCTCGCTCTCTCCCGACAGCCAGCGCCGTGCACTCGTATAAAATCGGCAGCATGCGCCGTTTCAACGTGCTTTCTTTTCTTTTCCTTGTCTTGTCCATCGTATCTGTCCATGCGCAGCTCGCTCCCGGAGCTCCTGGCCAGATGGCACATTGGACCAGCGGTAATAAGCAGGGTGTAGGTACTTCGAATTCGTTAGGTTCTCACGTTTGGTTTACGCTCGGCCCGGATGGCGTTCTCAACGAGGTCTACTATCCCACCGTCGATAAAGCGAATACGCGCACGTTGGAGTTCGTCGTCACCGATGGCAAAAGTTGGGTAGAGCGGGAGTCCGAAGATACTACGCATCAAATCGAGGTTCCGGATACCGAGGTGCTCAGCTTCCGCGAGGTGAACACCTCCAAAGCAGGCCGCTACCGCATCACGAAGACATACATTACCGACCCAGAACGGGACACTTTGCTGATTCAGATACGTTTTCAGCGTCTGAAATCCGGTCAAGTGCAGCTCTATGTACTGTACGATCCCTCCATCAACAACAGCGGAATGCACGACACCGGTTATAGCGTCGATGAGACGCTGGTTGCCTCTGACAACGGGGTTGCCTCCGCACTTGCCAGCAGTCTTCCGTTTACTAAGACCACTAGCGGGTATTTAGGAACAAGCGACGGTCTCGTGGAGCTCAGAAAGTCATTCGCGCTCAAGAATACTTATGCGCGAGCGCAGGATGGCAACGTTGTGCAAACGGCTGAGCTTCCCTCGGCGGCGACTCGCGATGTGAACTTCACCATCGCTCTCGCGTTCGGACCCGAAGGCGAAGTGGCGATAGAGACTGCCAGAAAATCTCTGCAAAAAGGCTACGAGCACGCATATACGGAGTACGCGAAAGGATGGAGGGATTGGATCGCTACGCTGAAGCAAGTCGATCCAAAGTATCGCGATCAATATCAGATTGCCGCGATGGTGATGAAGGCGCACGAGGACAAAACATATCGCGGTGCCGGTGCCGCCTCGCTCACAATCCCATGGGGAGAGGAGACCGACGCCGATCAGCCTTCAGTCGGCGGCTATCACTTAGTGTGGTCGCGGGATTTGTACGAGGTGGCGACCGCTTTTTATGCCATGGGAGATAAGGAAGCTGCGGATCGGGCGCTGAACTATCTCTTTAGTGTGCAGCAGAAGCCAGATGGCTCCTTCCCGCAGAATTCATGGCTTGATGGGCGCCCATTTTGGGGTTCGCTTCAGATGGACGAAGTCTCGTATCCGCTGATTCTCGCCTGGCAGTTCGGACGAACGGATTCGCAGACCTACGAGAAGCACGTGAAGCCTGCGGCGAACTTTATTGTAAAGAATGGCCCCGCTTCGCCTCAGGAGCGATGGGAGGAGCAGTCGGGATATTCTCCTTCCACGATCGCTGCCGAGATCGCGGGATTGGTCTGTGCCGCGCGAATCGCGCAGATGAATCATGATGATGATGCGGGTGTACAGTGGTTGAACACTGCCAATGACTGGGCTAATAAGCTCGAGACTTGGACTGTAACCCAAAATGGGAAGTATGCAGACCATTATTTTCTTCGTTTAAGCCAACATGGACAACCGAACTCGGGGGAGATCATCAACATCGCCAACAAAGGTGGTACGTGGGACGAGCGTGAAATTGTCGATGCGGGATTTCTCGAGCTAGTGCGTCTCGGAATTCGACCTGCCGGTGATCCACTCATCGAGAAATCCCTTGGAGTGATTGATTCCGTCATCAAGGTCGACAGTCCAAATGGTCCGGTTTGGTATCGCTATAACCACGACGGCTATGGCGAACAGGCGGATGGCCATGGTTACAACGAAGTAGGCATTGGCCGGTTGTGGGTTTTGCTCGCGGGAGAACGCGGCGAATATGCGGTCGCGTCGGGAAAGGATCCCGCACCTTATCTAGATGCCATGCAGAAGATGGCCAATGCCGGCCATATGCTTGGCGAACAGGTCTGGGACAGAAAGGAGTCTCCAGATCCGAACCGCTTCCAATTTGGAGAAGCGACGGGTTCTGCGACACCGCTTAATTGGACCTGCGCGCAATTTGTTCGACTGGCTGTCGCTGCTGAAGATAAAAAGCT